Proteins encoded in a region of the Zunongwangia endophytica genome:
- a CDS encoding glycosyltransferase family 117 protein encodes MTKFNFKKWNIITGWVIFAIALFTYSSTLEPTASFWDAGEYIATSANLEVGHPPGAPLYQMLGAFFSTFAPDNAHIALMVNFMSGLASAFAVLFMFWSVSLLIRKISGPANTLSSSGQIAILGSAAVGSLAFTFTDSFWFSAVEAEVYAGAACLMSLMFYLGLLWERDMFETRGNKWLILISLVTGLTFGIHFMGLLTIPAIGFLYFFKNYPKVTIKNFIIANVVVVAVLLFIFKLLLPYTLTFFSASEVFFTNSLGMPFNTGTIVAFLVVIAAFYFGINWSIKNKKTEINTLLHCILFILIGFSCWIMLPIRSNAPTVINENSPDNARELLAYYNREQYGETHLFFGPQWSEMYSGLDEDNPYSDKKPKYEKNEELGKYVITNNWKNTKQNLDDDHKTFLPRMWSTEHASNYMDLTGALKFTVKPEYQGEERLMQAISQFKQRYSGGELDNSDYHKFLQQFSDYIDVEKPTTSANISYLLEYQIGYMYWRYFMWNFVGRQDDIQGKYTDLHGNWLSGITPIDEWHLGPQDNLPDDVKNNPARNTYYFLPFLLGFIGFFFHLNRDKKNFWVLLVFFLFTGIALKIYLNERPFEPRERDYALVGSFYVFAMWIGFGVYAIYDKLKHYLSPKIVAPVVISASLIVPAIMAAQNWDDHDRSDKYSALAMAKMYLDSVDENGIIFTIGDNDTFALWYAQQVERYRMDVRVVNTSLFATDWYIDQMKRKSFDSDPIPSQLEHDFYSGQNDIVIGREVTQDTLNIKQWMNYIESDDARTKLEYSEAETFNTYPSKHVRIPVNKQTVIDNGIVDPSEADQVVDHIDIEIGSNLIYKNRLLMLDIIANNNWERPIYFTGGSYGDDDYLWMKDYLQLEGVAYKLVPIKTPVNPRNPFDMGRVNTDKMYNMVKNWDWGNMGDPNIYHDPETRKNSITYRSNLARLIENLLNEGDQERAKEILDLGMENMPVDYYGYYTLLEPFINGYYKVGEDEKARDLWNQVAEKYKQNLDWYSTWSFERQRRYAEEIFTDVERYRGLVDILVRNQDEKIMKEKAEEFNNYLKKFQHFYAEDEGIEPEVSPADQLRQQELEQELNQGQAAQDSLRIDPVE; translated from the coding sequence ATGACAAAATTCAACTTTAAAAAGTGGAATATAATCACCGGTTGGGTGATTTTTGCTATCGCCCTTTTTACCTACAGCTCAACGCTAGAACCTACAGCCAGTTTTTGGGATGCAGGAGAATATATTGCAACTTCAGCTAATTTAGAAGTAGGCCACCCACCGGGTGCACCGCTATACCAAATGCTTGGTGCCTTCTTCTCTACTTTCGCTCCAGATAATGCCCACATTGCATTAATGGTAAATTTTATGTCGGGTTTAGCCAGTGCTTTTGCCGTGCTGTTTATGTTCTGGTCAGTTTCTTTACTTATTCGTAAAATTTCAGGACCTGCAAATACACTGAGTTCTTCTGGACAAATTGCGATTCTTGGGAGTGCAGCTGTTGGATCTTTAGCATTCACGTTCACTGATAGCTTTTGGTTTAGCGCGGTGGAAGCTGAAGTTTACGCTGGTGCAGCATGTTTAATGTCTCTCATGTTTTATCTTGGATTATTATGGGAACGTGATATGTTTGAAACCCGTGGTAATAAATGGCTAATCTTAATATCTTTAGTTACCGGACTAACATTCGGAATTCACTTTATGGGACTTCTTACGATTCCTGCGATTGGATTTCTATATTTCTTTAAAAATTATCCTAAGGTAACGATCAAGAACTTTATCATTGCCAATGTTGTGGTGGTAGCAGTTCTTCTGTTTATATTCAAATTACTTCTGCCTTATACCCTAACCTTCTTTTCTGCTTCAGAGGTTTTCTTTACGAACTCGCTCGGGATGCCTTTTAACACCGGTACAATAGTAGCTTTCTTAGTCGTTATTGCTGCTTTTTACTTCGGAATTAATTGGAGTATCAAAAACAAGAAGACTGAAATAAACACGCTATTACATTGTATCCTCTTTATCTTGATAGGATTCTCTTGTTGGATCATGTTACCTATACGTTCTAACGCACCGACTGTTATTAATGAAAACAGCCCAGATAATGCGCGTGAATTATTAGCATATTATAATAGAGAACAATACGGCGAAACACATTTGTTTTTTGGACCACAATGGTCTGAGATGTATTCAGGTTTAGATGAAGATAATCCGTATAGCGATAAAAAACCTAAATACGAGAAAAACGAAGAGCTTGGCAAGTATGTGATCACCAATAACTGGAAAAATACGAAGCAAAATCTGGATGACGATCACAAAACTTTCTTACCAAGAATGTGGAGTACAGAGCATGCTTCAAATTATATGGATTTAACGGGAGCACTCAAATTCACCGTTAAACCAGAATATCAGGGAGAAGAACGTTTAATGCAAGCTATTTCTCAATTTAAACAACGCTATTCTGGCGGAGAATTAGATAATTCAGATTATCATAAATTTCTTCAACAATTTAGTGATTATATTGATGTTGAAAAACCAACAACTTCAGCTAATATTTCCTACTTACTGGAGTACCAAATTGGTTATATGTATTGGAGGTATTTTATGTGGAATTTTGTTGGAAGACAAGATGATATTCAAGGTAAATACACCGATTTGCATGGAAACTGGCTAAGTGGTATTACGCCAATTGATGAATGGCACTTAGGCCCTCAGGACAATCTACCTGATGATGTTAAAAACAACCCAGCTAGAAACACCTACTATTTCTTACCATTTTTACTTGGATTTATAGGTTTCTTTTTTCATTTAAACCGTGATAAAAAGAACTTCTGGGTATTACTTGTATTTTTCTTATTCACGGGTATAGCGCTTAAGATTTATCTGAATGAAAGACCATTTGAACCTCGCGAGAGAGATTACGCATTAGTAGGTTCGTTTTACGTATTTGCGATGTGGATAGGTTTTGGGGTTTATGCGATTTACGATAAACTGAAGCATTATCTATCACCAAAAATTGTGGCTCCGGTTGTGATTTCTGCTTCGTTAATTGTACCCGCTATCATGGCAGCCCAAAACTGGGACGATCACGATCGTTCAGATAAATATTCGGCCTTAGCCATGGCGAAAATGTATCTGGACTCTGTAGACGAAAACGGAATAATATTCACCATTGGTGATAACGACACCTTTGCGCTTTGGTACGCGCAGCAGGTTGAGCGTTACAGGATGGACGTAAGAGTTGTAAATACAAGTTTATTTGCAACCGATTGGTATATCGACCAGATGAAGCGAAAATCTTTCGATAGTGATCCAATACCTTCGCAATTAGAGCATGATTTCTATTCCGGTCAAAACGATATTGTGATCGGCCGAGAAGTTACCCAGGACACGCTAAATATCAAACAATGGATGAATTACATTGAAAGCGACGATGCTAGAACAAAACTAGAATATTCTGAAGCCGAAACTTTCAACACGTATCCTTCTAAACATGTTAGAATTCCGGTAAATAAACAAACTGTAATTGATAACGGAATCGTAGATCCTAGCGAAGCCGATCAGGTTGTTGATCATATAGATATAGAAATAGGTTCAAATCTTATCTATAAAAACAGATTGTTAATGTTGGACATTATTGCTAACAACAATTGGGAACGTCCAATTTATTTTACCGGTGGAAGCTACGGTGATGATGATTATTTATGGATGAAAGATTACCTTCAACTAGAAGGAGTAGCTTACAAACTTGTACCGATTAAAACACCGGTTAATCCTAGAAACCCATTTGATATGGGAAGGGTAAATACCGACAAGATGTACAACATGGTGAAGAACTGGGATTGGGGTAATATGGGAGATCCAAATATCTACCACGATCCAGAAACACGTAAAAACTCCATCACCTACAGAAGTAATCTTGCAAGATTAATAGAGAACCTTTTAAACGAAGGCGATCAGGAACGTGCAAAAGAAATTCTTGATTTAGGAATGGAAAATATGCCGGTAGATTATTACGGCTATTATACGCTTTTAGAACCGTTTATTAATGGCTACTACAAAGTTGGAGAAGATGAAAAAGCACGAGATCTTTGGAATCAAGTTGCTGAAAAATATAAGCAAAATCTGGATTGGTACAGCACTTGGAGTTTCGAGAGACAACGAAGATATGCTGAAGAAATTTTTACCGACGTAGAACGTTACCGTGGTCTGGTTGACATTTTGGTTAGAAATCAGGATGAAAAAATCATGAAAGAGAAAGCTGAAGAGTTCAACAATTACCTAAAGAAATTCCAGCATTTCTATGCAGAAGATGAAGGTATCGAACCTGAAGTATCTCCGGCAGATCAATTACGCCAGCAAGAATTAGAACAGGAACTTAACCAGGGCCAAGCAGCTCAAGATTCCCTAAGAATTGATCCTGTTGAATAA
- a CDS encoding helix-turn-helix domain-containing protein, whose protein sequence is MDTDTWKQKIEITEAKNISRILFPNNGFGIVFIQKEKNVVAHFIPINEAIQIANTQNEKILVLLFDRDFIEEDDPEYALDILNLFNLTKNQRLPLSNYIWSELEKVFKLLKKEYEKINSSYLIVKSFLKIILLNLIRYQKGKFLEQDLQQKRVYTFLKLMEQNYQTHNTANFYAKELGVSPKRLNQILKGKLNLTAKQIIQQRCVTEIKRELRNSNISIKEIAYQFHFNSSASFSRFFKKFEGRSPKEFRETHQQ, encoded by the coding sequence ATGGACACTGATACCTGGAAACAAAAAATAGAAATTACTGAAGCCAAAAACATTTCTAGAATTCTATTTCCGAATAATGGCTTTGGGATAGTTTTTATCCAAAAAGAGAAAAATGTAGTTGCTCATTTCATCCCAATAAATGAAGCTATCCAAATAGCGAATACACAAAACGAAAAAATTTTGGTTCTTTTATTTGATCGCGATTTTATAGAAGAAGACGATCCTGAATATGCATTAGACATTCTCAATCTTTTCAATTTAACTAAAAATCAAAGATTACCATTAAGCAATTACATTTGGTCTGAATTAGAAAAAGTTTTTAAACTTTTAAAAAAGGAATACGAAAAGATCAATAGTTCTTATCTGATAGTGAAATCATTTCTGAAAATCATCTTATTAAACCTAATACGATATCAAAAAGGGAAATTTTTAGAGCAAGATCTTCAGCAAAAGCGTGTTTATACATTTTTAAAGCTGATGGAACAAAATTACCAAACTCATAATACTGCAAATTTTTACGCAAAGGAATTAGGCGTTAGCCCAAAACGTTTGAATCAAATTTTAAAAGGAAAATTAAATCTCACTGCTAAACAGATAATTCAACAGCGTTGTGTTACTGAGATTAAAAGAGAACTTCGGAATTCGAATATCTCAATAAAAGAAATTGCCTATCAATTTCATTTCAATTCATCCGCTTCTTTTAGTCGATTTTTTAAAAAATTTGAAGGAAGAAGCCCTAAGGAATTTCGAGAAACGCATCAGCAATAG
- a CDS encoding MFS transporter: protein MKKGSIFTISTILLNSSLTIMVGSVIAPALPEIVKNLKFDFAPGLLVTLPSLGVVFFSLIAGRLINKIGPFKLLSLGLIPYGILGFIGLFLTNNYLLILDRLLLGAACVAIQISVTTFIAQLYEGKERLKIIAWQGMAIELGGVIFLSLGGFLGEQSWQYPFYIYLIAILFFFLSWKSLPKTTSTTTTENQNSTKTIKKNRTIYPILIGSFFSMAIFFVCYVNLPHYLPEKFNFSESYTGYFMSSISLIAVLVASQLPKIIEKVGSNNTVSLGFFFFSIGYFVFGLASASWLMGLGVIATGIGFGFTVPLLNHMIVDNSNSQNRGKNLGLYSMMVFSGQFCATFTEFLPTSMNISFLYVGFIGIAVSILLIILFKKFK from the coding sequence ATGAAAAAAGGCTCCATTTTTACCATAAGCACAATTCTTTTAAACAGCAGTCTAACTATAATGGTAGGTTCTGTTATTGCTCCTGCCCTCCCGGAGATTGTAAAAAACTTAAAGTTTGACTTTGCTCCTGGATTATTAGTTACTTTACCATCATTAGGAGTTGTCTTTTTCTCATTAATTGCAGGGAGATTAATTAATAAGATAGGACCTTTTAAACTCCTTAGCCTCGGCTTAATTCCGTACGGAATACTAGGCTTTATCGGTTTATTTTTAACGAATAATTATTTATTAATTTTAGACCGTCTTTTATTAGGAGCTGCCTGTGTAGCAATTCAAATATCGGTTACGACGTTCATTGCACAATTATATGAAGGTAAAGAGCGATTGAAGATTATTGCATGGCAAGGTATGGCTATAGAGTTGGGTGGTGTCATTTTTCTTTCACTAGGAGGCTTCTTAGGTGAACAAAGTTGGCAATATCCTTTTTATATTTATTTGATAGCCATTCTATTCTTCTTTTTAAGCTGGAAGAGCTTACCTAAAACTACGAGTACAACTACTACTGAAAATCAAAATTCAACAAAAACCATTAAAAAAAACAGAACTATATATCCTATTTTAATTGGCTCATTTTTTTCAATGGCAATTTTCTTTGTTTGTTATGTAAACTTACCGCATTATTTACCGGAAAAATTTAATTTCTCGGAATCTTATACTGGGTATTTTATGTCTTCAATATCACTTATAGCGGTACTTGTTGCAAGCCAACTCCCTAAAATTATTGAAAAAGTTGGATCTAACAACACAGTGTCTTTAGGTTTCTTCTTTTTTAGTATAGGATATTTTGTATTTGGCTTAGCTAGCGCAAGCTGGTTAATGGGCCTTGGAGTAATTGCTACCGGAATTGGCTTTGGTTTTACTGTTCCCTTACTCAACCATATGATAGTAGATAATAGTAATTCTCAAAACAGAGGTAAAAATCTAGGGCTCTATTCTATGATGGTTTTTTCAGGTCAATTTTGCGCTACGTTTACAGAATTTTTGCCAACAAGTATGAATATTTCTTTTTTATATGTTGGTTTTATTGGAATTGCTGTGAGTATACTATTAATAATTCTTTTTAAAAAGTTTAAATAA